One window from the genome of Candidatus Polarisedimenticolaceae bacterium encodes:
- a CDS encoding DUF4199 domain-containing protein: MKPTVTAGVVLGILVVVWTFVMGFTGWYKDPAKLSLFYLVIVFEIGVLIWGLRKTAALGNNYMAQVLAGLAIAGIASVFVFCGSYLFTTVAFPQYFEEIRAIQSEQLKASGMPEDQIQGALEMAKAMQTPVVNAVMGVVGTMITGLLASLVIAAFVRAKKPA; this comes from the coding sequence ATGAAGCCCACCGTTACCGCCGGCGTCGTCCTCGGAATCCTCGTCGTCGTCTGGACCTTCGTGATGGGGTTCACGGGCTGGTACAAGGACCCCGCGAAGCTCTCTCTGTTCTACCTCGTGATCGTCTTCGAGATCGGCGTGCTGATCTGGGGACTTCGGAAGACCGCGGCGCTGGGGAACAACTACATGGCTCAGGTGCTCGCCGGGCTCGCGATCGCGGGGATCGCCTCGGTGTTCGTCTTCTGCGGGTCGTACCTCTTCACGACCGTGGCGTTCCCCCAGTACTTCGAGGAGATCCGGGCGATCCAGTCGGAGCAGCTCAAGGCGTCGGGGATGCCGGAGGACCAGATCCAGGGGGCCCTCGAGATGGCCAAGGCCATGCAGACCCCGGTCGTGAACGCGGTGATGGGCGTCGTGGGGACGATGATCACGGGGCTGCTCGCCTCGCTCGTGATCGCCGCGTTCGTGAGGGCGAAAAAGCCCGCTTAG